In Streptomyces rapamycinicus NRRL 5491, the genomic stretch CCAGGTGTGTCCGCCGTCGATCACCGCGAAGAACGGCCATGCGGCGGCCAGCAGCACCAGGGCCCCGCCGATCGAGACCGGGCGCCGCCCGACGCGGTCGGAGAGCGCGCCGAAGGCCGGTACGGTCACCAGCTTCACGGCCGCGACCAGCGAGATGCCGCTGAGGAGTGCGGCGGTCGGCAGTCCGCGGTCCTCGGCGTAGGTGACCGAGAAGGTGCCGAAGACGTAGTAGCCCGCGTTCTCGGCGGCGCCCGCGCCGATCACGATGAGCATCTCCTTGGGGTAGCGGCGCCAGGCGGCGACGCAGCGGCTCCCGGCGATCCGCTGCCGCAGCGGGCGGCCGGATTTCGCGCCGGTGGAGCCCGTCTGCCCGGCCTGCCGCACCTGCTGGAATTCGGCGGTCTCCGGCAGTGAGCGGCGCACCCAGAGGCCGAAGAAGGTCAGGCCCGCGCTGAGCAGGAAGGGAATCCGCCAGCCCCAGGTGAGGAAGGCGTCCTCGGACAGCAGCCCGGTGGTGAGCGCGAAGGCGCCGGTGGACAGGAGGGTGCCGGTGCCGGTGCCGATCGCGGGCAGTGAGGTGAGCAGCCCGCGCCACTTGGGCGGTGCGTTCTCGAAGAGGATGATCAGCGCTCCGGTCTTCTCGCCGCCCGCGGCGAAGCCCTGGACGAAGCGCAGCAGTGTCAGCAGCACCGGCGCGGCGACGCCGATCTGCGCGTGGGTCGGCAGCAGGCCGATGGCCGTGGTGGCGAGCCCCATCATCAGCAGGGTGGCCACCAGCACGCCCTTGCGGCCCTGGGTGTCGCCCCGCTCCCCGAAGTAGGCGCCGCCCAGGGGCCGGGCGAGGAAGCCGATGGCGAAGGTGCCGTAGGCGAGGACCGTGCCGACCAGCGGGTCGCTGTCCGGGAAGTAGACCTTGTTGAAGACGAGGGCGGCCGCGGTTCCGTAGAGGGCGAAGTCGTACCACTCCACCGTGGTGCCGAAGACGGCGGCGAGGGCGACCTTGGGCTGGAAGACCGGCCTTCTGGTGGCGGAACTGCCGGTGTGCGTCATTGGGGGACTCCCTTGTCACCGTGGATCGAGTACCACTGTGTGGTTCGCTTGTGCCACTTGGTGGTTCGGTGATGTTATGGAGGCACACACCCCGTGGCAAGGGGTCACACCCCGATTCGCGCTGGAGGTCATCCGTTGAGCACGCCCGCCCCCGCCGCCCCGCCACCCCTGCTCGACGGCATCCGGGTCCTGGATCTGACCAATGTCCTCGCCGGGCCCTTCGCCGGATATCAGCTCGCCCTCCACGGCGCCGACGTTCTCAAGGTCGAGATGCCGGGGTCCGGGGACCTGGCCCGCCAACTGGGCGCCGACCGGCAGCTCAGCGAGGATCTGCTGGGCGCGTCGTTCCTGGCCCAGAACGCCGGGAAGCGCTCGCTGACCCTGAACCTCAAGGAGGACGAGGGGCGCGCGGCCCTGCTGCGCGCGGTGCGGGAGTCCGACGTCCTCCTCGAGAACTTCCGCCCCGGGGTGATGGACCGGCTGGGCGTCGGCCGCGACGTCCTCATGCGGGAGAACCGGCGGCTGATCTACTGCGCCGTCTCCGGCTTCGGCCAGACCGGACCGCTGCGCGCCCGGCCCGCCTACGACCAGATCGTGCAGGGCCTCTCCGGGATGATGAGCGTGACCGGCACCCCCGAGGTCAGCCCGCTGCGCGCCGGTTTCCCGGTCGCCGACACCCTCGGCGGCATGGCCGCCGCCTTCGCCGTGGCGGCGGCCCTGGTGCGCCGGGAGCGCACCGGAGGCGGCGCGTATCTGGACGTCTCGATGCTGGAGGCCGCGCTCACCGCGATGGGGTGGGTGACCTCCAACTACCTGATCACCGGCCGCCCACCGCGGCCCATGGGCAATGAGAACTTCACCGCCGCGCCGTCGGGGACGTTCCGCACGGCGGACGGATACCTCAACATCGCGGCCAACCGCCAGCGGCAGTTCGCCACCCTGTGCCGGCTCATCGGCCGCGCGGAACTGCTGGACGACGAGCGGTTCGCGCATCCCGCGGACCGCAAGGCCCACCGCGAGGAGCTGCGCGCCGAGGTCGAGAAGGGGCTCGCCGAGCGGACCGCGGGGGAGTGGGAGGAGATCCTCGCCGACGCCGGGGTACCGGCCGCGCGGGTGCTGTCCGTACCCGACGCGCTGGGCCTGGAGCAGCTCGCGGAGCGGGACTTCGTCCGCACGCTGCCCTTCCCGGACGGGCGGACGCGCGAACTGCGCGTCCTGGGCAGCCCGTTCCGGGTCGACGGCGAACCGGCGGCCGCCACCGCCCCGCCACCGCTGCTGGGCCAGCACACCGACCAGATCCTGGCCGGACTCGGCTACACCCCGAAGGAGATCGACGCGATGAGGGAGCGTGGTGCGATATGACCCGCCCGTCCGGAGAGCCGGAGGCCACGGCGGTGCCACAGGACGTCATCGACTGGTGGGCCACCGCCGTCAGCCGCATCCGGCCGGGCGAGATCCTGCTGCGCGGCTACCCGGTCGAGCAGCTGATCGGCCAGGTGTCCTTCGCCGAGACCGTCTGGCTGCTGCTGCGCGGCGAGTTGCCCACCCCGCCCCAGGGTCGGTTGCTGGAGGCCGCGCTCGTCGCCGCCGTCGACCACGGGCCCCAGGCCCCGTCGATCGCCGCCGCCCGGATGGCGGCCACCTGCGGACTGGGGCTGAACAACGCGGTGGCCACGGGGGTGAACCTGCTGGGGGACGTCCACGGCGGGGCCGGTCAGCAGTGCATGGGGGTCCTGGCCGGGCTGGAGGAGGCCGTGGCCGAGGGGGCGGACGTCGACGCCGCCGCGAAGGACCTGGTGGCCGAGTACCGCGCCACGGGCTCCCACGTTCCGGGATTCGGCCACCGCTTCCACCCTTACGACCCGCGCCGCACCCCGCTGCTCGACCTGGTGGGCGCGGCGGTGGCGGACGGCGAGGCGCCGGGCTGGGCGCTGCGCGCCGGGACGGCCCTGGAGCGGGCGCTGGCGGAGGGCCGCAGCCGTCCCGTGCCGATGAACATCGACGGCGCCACCGCCATCGTCTACAGCGAACTCGGCTTTCCGCCCGAGCTCGGACGCGGGCTGTTCGTGCTCTCCCGCAGCGTGGGCATCCTCTCCCACGCCTGGGAGGAGAAGTCCGGCGGGGCCAGGATCAAGGGCCCGCTGCCCCGGCGGCTGCTGCCCTCGTACGAGGGCCCGGCGCCCCGGAACCTCGACCGGCCGGAGAGCGGCGGGAACAGCGCCGGGAGCGCCTGAACGTCAGCCGCTCTCGCCGAGGAACCGCAGCTCCGACAGCCGCTTCGCGGCCTCGGCCAGCGCCGGGCGGAACGACTCGACACGCTCCTCGGTGAAGCGGCTGGTGGGCCCGCCGAGCCCCACCGCGGCGACGACCTGCCCGGTCGCGTCGGTGACCGGGGCGGCCACGGCGGACACCCCGTCCTCGCGCTCACCGTGGCTGACCGCCCAGCCCCGCTCCGCGGCGAGGCGCGCCCGTGTCGCCAGGACGGCGGCGAAGTCCGGGCCGCGACCGGCCGCCGCGGCCACCCGGCTCAGCGTCCGGGACGAGCCGCCGATGAGCAGGACGTGCCCGGAGGCACCGGCCCACAGGGGCATCTCCTCACCGATGCGCACCACATGGCGCAGCTGCTGGGTGCCCTCGTGCTGGGCCACGCACACCCTGGAGCCGCCCTGGCGGATGTAGATCCGGGAGGATTCGCCGCCCGACCGGACCGAGAGGACACGCAGACACTCCACCGCCTCCGGGGGCAGTCGCCAGGCGTCCTGGGCGAGCGCCGCCCAGCGCAGCAGACCGGCGCCGGGGGTGAGCCGGCCGTCCCCCCGGCTCCACAGCAGCCCGCGCTGCTCGAGGGTGGCCACCAGCCGGACCACGGTGGACTTGGCCAGCCCGGTGGCGTCGGTCAACTCCCGTACGCTGCGGGAGCGGTGGGACTCGTCGAACAGGGCGAGCAGATCCAGTGCGCGCAGGACGCTCCGTACTCCCTCGCCGCCCTCTCCGGCCGCCGTCCCCATCGCCGTCCTCCTCGCCGCACACCGCATGAGCCGCCCATCGGGGCGACGGTACCACCAGGCGGTTCGAGGGCCCGGAGTCGGCTGCGCGGGTATTCGGCTGCGCGGGTACTCGGCTACGCCGGTATGACGGTGACCAGGTCGGCGGGCATCCGACCCCGGAGATCATCCCATTCGCCCTCGCTGATATGGCGCTGCAGGGCCCCCAGGACGGTGTGGACCAGCTGTTCGGTGTCGCCCTGGATCGAGTACGGGAAGTCGTGCCGGATCCGCTGGAAGAACTCCTCGCTGTGCATCTTCACGGGCGTCTCCGAGGGCCTCCACCCCTCGTAGTACATGCCGCGCACCAGCATCGGGAGCTGTGCGCCGAACTGGACCGCCTCGTCCACCGTCAGCCGGTCCCGCAGCTGGTGCAGCACCGCGCGCAGGGCGGCGTAGGACTGTTTACGGCGCTCCTTGGGCCAGCCGTACGCGTCCTCGATCTCCTTGAGGAGCCGGTTGGTCTTGTCGACGGTCGTGTCGAACGCGGGAAAGCCTGTCGCAACCATCGTGTTCGTCCCTCTCTCATGAGTGGCGGACGGGGGTCGGCTCGCCGACCGGGCGGGTGAGGTCGGCGGTGGTGTGGCCGAGGTGGTCATGGACGTGGTGGACGGCCATCGCCCCCTCACCGGCCGCCGAGGTCACCCGCTTGACCGAGCCGCTGCGCACATCACCGGCGGCGAAGACCCCCGGCAGACTGGTCTCCAGGCTCAGACAGCGGCGGCCCTGGCCCTCCCACACACCGGCCGCCGCCCGGGCCTCGGCCTCGGCACCGGTGAGCACGAAGCCCCGGTCGTCCAGGGCCAGGACGCCGGAGAGCCAGGCGGTGCACGGCTTGGCCCCGATGAAGACGAACAGCGAGCAGGCGTTCAGGACGCGGCGCTCCCCGGTACGGCGGTGCTCCACCACGACCGCCCGCAGGGCGTCGTCGCCGCGCACCTCGCGCACCTCGGTGTCGAGGGCCACGGTCACCCGCGGATGGCGTTCGATCTGGTCGACCAGATAGCGGGACATCCGGGAGCCCGGATACGAGCCCCTGATCAGCAGGTGCACCCGGGGCACCCGCTCGGCGAGGAAGAGCGACGCCTGGCCCGCGGAGTTGCCGCCGCCGACCACCGCGACCGGGTCCGCGCCGCACTGCCGCGCCTCGTAGACGGTGGCCGCGTAGTAGACGCTCGCCCCCTCGAGACGCTCGATCCCGGGGACCTCCAGCCTGCGGTACCGGGCGCCGGTGGCCAGGACGACGGTGCGGCACGTGGTCTCGCCGCCGTCGGCGAAGGTGACGCGGTAGTGGCCCTCGTCCCGTTCGAGGGAGGTGGCCTCCGCCGGGACGCTCACCCGCGCCCCGAACATGCGCGCCTGGAGCACACCGCGCTCGGTGAGTTCGGAGCCGGAGATCCCGGCCGGGAAGCCGAAGTAGTTCTCGATCAGGGACGAGGTGCCGGCCTGGCCGCCGGTGGCGAACGCGTCCACGAGCGTGGTGCCAAGACCGTCGGAGGAGCCGTAGACCGCGGCGGCGATCCCGGCCGGGCCGGAGCCGACGACCAGCAGATCGCAGTGGCCGCAGGTGCCCACCGGCGGGGAGAGGCCGATGAGCCGGGCCAGTTCGGCGTTGCCGGGGTTGCGCAGCACCTGGTGCTCGCGCCAGATGACGATCGGGGTGTCCTCCGGGCTGACCGAGACGCGGCGCAGCAGCGTTTCGGCCTCCTCGTCCGCCTCCAGGTCGATCCAGCGGTGCGGCAGATGGTTGCGGGCCGCGAACTCGCGCAGCCGCCGGGTGTCGGGCGAGTAGCGCGAGCCGAGGATGCGGAACCCGGCGCCCGCCCCGACCAGCAGGGCGCGGCGGCCCAGATAGGCGCGGAGGATCAGATTGCCGAGGACAGGGGCGCGGGCCACCACCACCTGCAGCCGGTCCACCGGGACGGCCAGCACCTCCCCGGCCTCCCGGGCGTGGGCGGCGGAGAAGGCCGCCTGCCCCTGGAGCAGGGCCAGTTCGCCGAGGAAGCGCCCGGGGCCGTGCACCCTCAGCACCCGCTCGTCCGGGGTGCCGTGGTGCTCGGTGATCGCGATGGTGCCGCTGAGGACGACGAGGAAGTCCGTGCCCCGGTCGCCCTCGCGGAACACCGCCTCACCGGGCGCCACCGAACGGCGGGTGCCGTGCCCGGAGAGGAACGCGATCTGCTGGCCCGTCAGCCGCGGAAACGCGCCGTACAGATCCGGGGTCTCGTCCGGTGCCGCGCCCTCCGGCGCGGTGTCCGGGGAACGGTCCTCGCCGGACATCAGGCCATGGCCTCGTGGGCGTAGCACCACCGCCAGGTCTCGCCCGGTTCCATGGGCTCGACGATGGGGTGTTCCTCGGCGTACGCGTGGGACCGGGCGTGCTTGAGCGGCGAGGAGTCGCAGCACCCCACGTGCCCGCAGGTCAGGCAGAGCCGCAGATGGACCCAGGGGGACCCCAGGCGCAGGCACTCCTCGCACCCCTCGGGGGTGCGCGGGGAGACCTGGCGCACCATCGACAGGTGCGGATCGGGCTCGATGGCCATGGCGTTCACCCTTTCTCGTTTCCAGGATGAGCAGGGACGGGACGGCCCGCACCTCGGACCGGGGCGCGGTCCGCGGGGTGCGGCCGGTGGCGGGGTTGGACGGTCCGGTGCGGCATCGCGCTCACGCGGCCTTTCCGAGACCGGCGATCTCGGGGTGGCGTTCGTAGCTGACCGCCAACTCGCCTTGTTGTCCGTCCACCTTGATGGTGGTGCCTTCCTCGGCGTCGCCGCGCAGCAGGGCGCGTCCGATGCGGGTTTCCACCTCGTGGGAGATGTAGCGGCGCAGCGGGCGGGCCCCGTATACCGGGTCGTAGCCCTCGTGGGCGATCACCTCGCGCCCGGCCGGGGTCAGCTCGACGGCGATCAGGCGTTCGGCCAGCCGCTTGCGCAACTCGTCGAGCTGGAGCTCCACGATCCGCTCGATCTGCGGCTCGCCGAGTGGCTTGAACAGCACGATGTCATCGATCCGGTTGAGGAATTCGGGGCGGAAGTGGCCGCGCAGTTCGCTCAGCACCAGGCTTCGGGCGTCCGGTTTGAGTTCGCCCTCGGAGGTGACGCCGTCGAGCAGGTGCACCGAGCCGATGTTGGAGGTCATGATGATCACGGTGTTGCGGAAGTCCACCAGCCGCCCCTGGGCGTCGGTGATCCGGCCGTCGTCCAGGACCTGGAGCAGGGCGTTGAAGACATCGGTGTGGGCCTTCTCGATCTCGTCGAAGAGCAGGACCGAGTACGGCTTGCGCCGCACCGCCTCGGTGAGCTGGCCGCCCTCCTCGTAGCCGACGTACCCCGGCGGGGCGCCGACCAGCCGGCTTACCGTGTGCCGCTCCTGGTACTCGCTCATGTCCAGGCGGATCATGTTCTCCTCGGTGTCGAAGAGCGCGGCGGCCAGCGCCTTGGCGAGCTCGGTCTTACCCACGCCGGTGGGGCCGAGGAAGATGAACGAGCCGATCGGGCGGCGCGGGTCCCGGATGCCCGAGCGGGCCCGGATGATGGCGTCGGCCACCAGCTTGACCGCCTCGTCCTGGCCGATGACCCGCTCCTGGAGGATCTCATCCAGGCGCAGCAGCTTCTCCCGTTCGCCCTCCTTCAGGCGGGAGACCGGGATCCCGGTCCAGGCGGAGACGATGTCGGCGATCTCCTCCTGGGTGACCACCTCGCGCAGCAGCCGGTGCGCGCCCTGCTTGGCGGCCAGCTGGTCCTCCTCCGCGGCCAGCTTGCGCTCAAGCTCCTGGAGCCTGCCGTAGCGCAGTTCGGCGGCGCGGCCCAGGTCGTAGGCGCGCTCGGCCTCCTCGGCCTCGCGGCGCACCTCCTCCAGCTCCCGGCGCAGGTCCTGCACCCGGCGGATGGACTGCCGCTCGGCCTCCCACTGGGCGTGCTTGGCGTCGGCCTCGGCGCGCAGATCGGCCAGCTCCCGGCGCAGCTCCTCCAGCCGCTGGTGGCTGGCCGGATCGCTCTCCTTGGCCAGCGCGGCCTCCTCGATCTCCAGCCGGGTGACCCGGCGGGTGATCTGGTCCAGTTCGGCGGGCATGGAGTCGATCTCGGTACGCAGCCGGGCACATGCCTCGTCCACCAGGTCGATGGCCTTGTCGGGGAGGAACCGGTCGCTGATGTAGCGGTGGCTGAGGGTGGCGGCGGAGACCAGCGCGGTGTCCTGGATCTTCACGCCGTGGAAGACCTCCAGACGCTCGCGCAGGCCGCGCAGGATGGAGATGGTGTCCTCCACACCCGGCTCGTCCACCAGCACCATCTGGAAGCGGCGCTCCAGCGCGGCGTCCTTCTCGATGTGCTTGCGGTACTCCTGAAGGGTGGTGGCGCCGATCATGTGCAGCTCGCCGCGGGCCAGCATCGGCTTGAGCATGTTCCCGGCGTCCATGGCGCCCTCGGCGGCCCCCGCCCCGACCACCGTGTGCAGCTCGTCGACGAACAGCAGGATCCGCCCCTGGGCCGAGGTGACCTCGGTGAGCACGGCCTTGAGCCGCTCCTCGAACTCCCCGCGGTACTTCGCGCCGGCCACCAGCGACCCCATGTCCAGGGCGAAGACCGTCTTGTCGCGCAGCCCCTCGGGGACGTCGCCGCGGACGATGCGCTGGGCCAGGCCCTCCACGATGGCGGTCTTGCCGACACCGGGGTCGCCGATGAGCACGGGGTTGTTCTTCGTCTTGCGGCTGAGGATCTGCGTCACCCGGCGGATCTCGGCATCCCGGCCGATCACCGGGTCCAGCTTGCCCGAACGGGCCTCCAGGACCAGATCCCGCCCGTACTTCTCCAGCGCCTCGTACGCCACCTCCGGATTGGCCGAGGTGACCCGCTGACTGCCGCGCACCTGGTTCAGCGCGTGCAGGAACGCCTCCCCGGTGATGCCGTGCTCCTTGAGCACCCGCCCCACCGCGGTGGCGGACCCCTCCCCGGCCAGCGCCAGCACCAGATGCTCCACCGAGACGTACTCGTCCTTCAGCCGCTTCGCCTCCCGCTCGGCGGCATCCAGCACCTGGGCCAGCCGCTGGGTGATGAAGACCTGCCCGGGGGCGGCGCCGGGGCCGGTGACCTTGGGCTTGCGCGCAACCTGCGCCTCCAGCAGGGTGCGCACCGCTTCGGGGTCGGCGCCCAGCCGGCCGATCAGCCGGGACGTCAGCCCGTCGGGCTGTTCGAGGAGGGCCAGCAGCAGATGCTCGCCGTCGACCTCGGTGTGGCCGTAACCCTGGGCGCTGGTCTGGGCGTCCTGGAGGGCTTCCCTCGACTTCTCGGTGAGGCGGTTCATGTCCATGGCGGTCCTTCACTCCTCGCGCCGCCGCGGCGCAGTTCGGCTTCGAGCCGGTCAATGCGGTCGAGCAGATCGAGCACCAGACCGATCGAGGCGTAGTTGAGGCAGAGCCCGGTGTGCAGCCGCTCGACGCGGGCCAGTGCCGCCGGGGCGTCGAGGGCGAACACCAGCCGCCCGGCGGCGTCGCGCTCGGCGTCGATCAGGCCGAGGGCGACGAAGCGCCGGATCAGGTCGGGGTGGAGCCCGGTGCGACGGGCCACGGTCTCCAGGGACAGCCTGCGCGCGGGCACCAGCTCGTAGTGGACGGCCGTCACGGGGAGGTGGTGGGTGGCCGTGACGGTCCTGGGTACGTGAGTGCTCATCGCTCCCTCCGGGGGTCGAAGGAGGAGGTGCGGCCCAGCTCCTCGAACAGCTCCCGCTCCCGGGCGCCGAGGTGCGGCGGCACCATGACGCGGATCTCGGCGTACAGATCGCCGTCGGGGCCGCGCGGATCCGGCATGCCCTCGCCGCGCAGCCGCAGCTTGCGGCCGCTGGAGGTGCCGGGCGGGACGGTCACCTTGGCGGTGCCGCCGGGTGTGGGTACGGGGACGGTCGCGCCGAGCGCGGCCTCCCAGGGGGACACCGGAAGGTGGACGTGGACGTTCCGGCCGTCCAGCCGGAACCGCGGATGCGGCAGGATCCGCACCCGTAGATACAGATCCCCGGCCGGTGCGTCACCGGTGCCCCGGCCGCCCTGCCCGGCCAGCCGGATGCGCTGCCCGTCGATGACCCCCGCCGGGACGTTCACCTCGAAGGTGCGCTGCCCCGTGGGCCCGGCCAGGGTGACGCCGCGCCGCCCGCCGTGGAAGGCGTCCTCGACGGTGAGCGGCAGCTCCGCCTCCTGATCGGCCCCGGCGATGGTGACGCCGACCGCGCCGCCCGGCCCCGCGCCGCCACCGCCGAAGAACGCGCCGAACAGGTCCTCGAAGTCCACCCCCTCGCCCCCGGCGTCCTCGCCGAAGCCACGGGTGAACCGCACCCGGCCGCCGTCGCCGGCCGTCGTCCAGCCGCGGAAGCCACCGCCGCCGCCCCCGGCACCCGTGCCGACGCGCTCCTCCCAGTCCTCGGGGATCTTGCGGTAGTCCTCGCCGAACCGGTCGTAGCGGGCCCGGGTCCGGGGGTCGGAGAGCACGCTGTAGGCGTCGTTGAGCTCCTTGAACCGCTCCTCGGCGTCCGGGTCCTTGTTCACATCGGGGTGGTGGCGGCGGGCCCGGGTGCGGAACGCCTGCTGGATCTCGTCCTGGCTCGCGCCCCGGGACACCCCGAGCACCTCGTAGTAGTCCCGTGCCATGGCCTTCTCACTCCCGCTTCGCCACGGCCACGGCCACCGGCCGCAGTTGGCGGCCGGGCTCCCCGTAGCCGGGGCGCAGCACCTGGACCACGGTGCCCGGTTCCGCGTCGGCGTCCTCGACCACGCCCACCACCTCGTGCCGGGCCGGGTCGAACGGCACCCCCGTCTCGGCCTGCCGCTCGTAGCCCAGCTGGGCCAGGGTGTTCACGGCCTGGTCGTGGATGGCCTTGACGCCCTCCACGATCGAGCCGGGGTCGGCCTCGGCGTGGGAGAGGGCGAGTTCGAGGTTGTCGATGACGGGCAGCAGGGCCGCCGCCGTACGGGCCCGCTCGGCGGCCCGCTCCCGCTCCAGCTCCCTGGCATGGCGCTTGCGCAGGTTCTCCAGGTCGGCCAGGGCCCGGCGCCAGCGGTCGTCGAGCTCGGCCAGCGCGGCGGCCTGCTCGGCGGCCCGCTCGTCGGCCTCGCCGACGGCGGGTCCGCCGGCCGCGTCCGGGCCGGGGCCCTCCCCGCCCGCGCCGCGCGCCTCCGCGGCGCCCGGGGCGGGCAGATCCTGCTCCCGCTCCGGTTCCGTCACGGCGCCCTCCGGCACCGGGTCGGGCTGCTGCGGTTGAGTGGACATCGCGGCCTCTCGGTGAGCCTTCGTGGGATCGGCCTTCGTCGGATTGGTTTCGGTTCAGCCCTTGTCGAACTCGGCGTCGATGACGTCCTCGTCGCCCCCGCCGCCTCCGCCCCCGGTGTCCTGGGCGCCGCCCGCCCCGGGCCCGCCGGCCGCGCCGCCCGGGCCCGCGCCCGCACCGGCCGCCTCATGGGCGGCCAGGCCCGCGTAGACCTGCTGGAGCTCGGAGGCCAGCGGCCTGGTCCGGTCGACACCGGCCTCGTTCCTGACCGCCTCGCGGGCGTCGTGCACCAGCATCTCGGCGCGCGACCGCTCATGGGAGGGCACCGCCTCGCCCAAGTCGGCAAGGCGCTTCTCGACCTGGTAAGCGGCGGCATCCAGCTCATTGCGCGCGTCCACGGCCTCGCGCAGCGCCTGGTCCTCACCGCGATTGCGCTCGGCCTCCTGGACCATCCGCTCGACCTCGCCGCGTTCCAGGTTGCCGGTCTCGCTGATCTGAACGGACTGCTCCTTGCCGGTGTCCCGGTCCCGCGCCGTGACATTGAGGATCCCATTGGCATCGATATCGAAGGTCACCTCCACCTGCGGCTCACCACGCGGCGCCGGACGGATGCCGGTCAGCTGGAAGCGGCCGAGCACCCGGTTGTCGGCGGCCCGCTCACGCTCACCCTGGAGGATCACGATGTCCACCGCCTGCTGACTGTCCTCGGCCGTGGAGAAGGTCTCGGTGCGGCGCACCGGAATGGTGGTGTTCCGCTCGATGATCTTCGTCATCACGCCGCCGCGGGTCTCCACGCCCAGCGACAGCGGCGTGACATCGAGCAGCAGGACATCCTTGACCTCCCCCTTGAGCACCCCC encodes the following:
- a CDS encoding DnaJ C-terminal domain-containing protein produces the protein MARDYYEVLGVSRGASQDEIQQAFRTRARRHHPDVNKDPDAEERFKELNDAYSVLSDPRTRARYDRFGEDYRKIPEDWEERVGTGAGGGGGGFRGWTTAGDGGRVRFTRGFGEDAGGEGVDFEDLFGAFFGGGGAGPGGAVGVTIAGADQEAELPLTVEDAFHGGRRGVTLAGPTGQRTFEVNVPAGVIDGQRIRLAGQGGRGTGDAPAGDLYLRVRILPHPRFRLDGRNVHVHLPVSPWEAALGATVPVPTPGGTAKVTVPPGTSSGRKLRLRGEGMPDPRGPDGDLYAEIRVMVPPHLGARERELFEELGRTSSFDPRRER
- a CDS encoding nucleotide exchange factor GrpE, producing the protein MSTQPQQPDPVPEGAVTEPEREQDLPAPGAAEARGAGGEGPGPDAAGGPAVGEADERAAEQAAALAELDDRWRRALADLENLRKRHARELERERAAERARTAAALLPVIDNLELALSHAEADPGSIVEGVKAIHDQAVNTLAQLGYERQAETGVPFDPARHEVVGVVEDADAEPGTVVQVLRPGYGEPGRQLRPVAVAVAKRE